A genome region from Paracoccus stylophorae includes the following:
- a CDS encoding LysR family transcriptional regulator: MIDKLEMFLAVAKEGHFGRAARSLGIAQPTLSAGIRQLEAQLGVLLIFRGSRFGGLTPEGQSTLVWARRIVGDARQLREEMRATRHGLSGRLRIAVIPTALTWAAKISARFGIAHPNVGFTILSRTSAEILQMIDDLDIDAGISYLDNEPLGKVSTVPLYDERYMLVCNQGSALARQRRVAWSDLAGQRLCLLSSDMQNRRIINRNLMSAGVTPQATVESSSTVVLVAHVLEGGWLTILPEDIAVFLAQGKTLALVPLEPPQSTHAVGLVAPWREPHTPVLEALLAEARRMVSDS; this comes from the coding sequence GTGATCGACAAGCTGGAAATGTTTCTGGCGGTGGCCAAGGAAGGGCATTTCGGCCGCGCCGCCCGGTCGCTGGGCATCGCGCAGCCGACCCTGTCGGCCGGCATCCGGCAGCTTGAGGCGCAGCTGGGCGTGCTGCTGATCTTTCGCGGATCGCGGTTCGGCGGGCTGACGCCCGAAGGCCAGTCCACGCTGGTCTGGGCGCGCCGGATCGTGGGCGACGCACGGCAACTGCGCGAGGAGATGCGCGCCACCCGTCACGGCCTGTCGGGGCGCCTGCGGATCGCCGTGATCCCCACCGCGCTGACATGGGCGGCCAAGATCAGCGCGCGGTTCGGCATCGCCCATCCAAACGTGGGCTTCACCATCCTGTCGCGCACCTCGGCCGAGATCCTGCAAATGATCGACGATCTGGATATCGACGCGGGCATCTCGTATCTGGACAACGAACCCCTGGGCAAGGTCAGCACGGTTCCGCTGTATGACGAACGCTACATGCTGGTCTGCAACCAGGGATCGGCGCTGGCGCGGCAGCGCCGTGTGGCGTGGTCGGATCTGGCCGGGCAGCGGCTGTGCCTTTTGTCGTCGGACATGCAGAACCGGCGGATCATCAACCGCAACCTGATGTCGGCCGGCGTGACGCCGCAGGCGACGGTCGAATCCAGTTCGACCGTGGTGCTGGTCGCGCATGTGCTGGAAGGCGGCTGGCTGACCATCCTGCCCGAGGACATCGCGGTGTTTCTGGCGCAGGGCAAGACGCTGGCGCTGGTCCCGCTGGAGCCGCCGCAAAGCACCCATGCGGTCGGTCTGGTCGCACCCTGGCGCGAGCCGCACACCCCGGTGCTGGAGGCGCTGCTGGCCGAGGCGCGGCGCATGGTTTCCGATAGCTGA
- a CDS encoding formate dehydrogenase subunit delta has product MSPEKMVMMANQIAGFFNSQPGDSAERIAEHLRDYWEPRMRAQLLQYIQAGGDDLNPSVKEAARRL; this is encoded by the coding sequence ATGTCGCCTGAAAAGATGGTCATGATGGCCAACCAGATCGCCGGCTTCTTCAACAGCCAGCCGGGCGATTCCGCCGAACGCATCGCCGAACATCTGCGCGATTACTGGGAACCCCGGATGCGCGCGCAGTTGCTGCAATATATCCAGGCCGGCGGCGACGACCTGAATCCGTCGGTGAAAGAAGCCGCGCGCCGGTTGTGA
- the fdhF gene encoding formate dehydrogenase subunit alpha translates to MKDFILPQFPPDDERDLGTPARSGRPVSLTVDGLDVTVPEGTSVMRAAALAGIMVPKLCASDNMEAFGSCRLCVVEIEGRKGTPASCTTPVAEGMVVHTQTGRIQRLRRGVMELYISDHPLDCLTCSANGDCELQDTAGQVGLRDVRYTPGQNHFDQSGTGARSQAEARLRMPVDQANPLYTPKDESNPYFTFDPSKCIVCSRCVRACDEVQGTFALTIEGRGFDSKVSAGTAGDDFLTSDCVSCGACVQACPTATLQEKSVIELGTPQRAVITTCAYCGVGCSFKAELNGDQLVRMVPYKHGKANHGHSCVKGRFAYGYANHRDRILKPMIRDRITDPWREVDWDEALRFAADRMKALQDRHGRRSIGVITSSRCTNEETYLVQKLARAVFRNNNTDTCARVCHSPTGYGLGKTFGTSAGTQDFDSVDRSDVIVIIGANPTDAHPVFASRMKRRVRQGAKVIVVDPRRIGMVRSPHVEAAFHLPLRPGTNVAVVSAMAHVIVTEGLVNEDFIRERCDWDEFQHYVDFIRQDRHSPEVTEALTGVPAAELREAARLYATGGNGAIYYGLGVTEHSQGSTTVMGIANLAMLTGNVGREGVGVNPLRGQNNVQGSCDMGSFPHELPGYRHVKLPDVRRIYERAWGVAIDPEPGLRIPNMLDAAVDGTFKGLYCQGEDILQSDPDTQHVAAGLAAMECVIVHDLFLNETANYAHVFLPGSTFLEKEGTFTNAERRINRVRRVMAPLNGYEDWQVTQLLANAMGADWHYTHASQIMDEIAATTPSFAGVSFEMLEEKGSVQWPCNTDAPDGTPTMHVDHFVSGKGHFIVTEYVPTDERSGPRFPLLLTTGRILSQYNVGAQTRRTANILWHPEDLLEIHPHDAELRGVAEGDWVRLASRSGETTLKATLTDRVAPGVVYTTFHHPDTQANVVTTEYSDWATNCPEYKVTAVQVSRSNGPSEWQEDYREHARQSRRILPAAE, encoded by the coding sequence ATGAAGGACTTCATCCTTCCCCAGTTTCCCCCGGACGACGAACGCGATCTGGGCACCCCCGCCCGCAGCGGCCGTCCGGTCTCGTTGACCGTTGACGGGCTGGACGTGACCGTCCCCGAGGGCACGTCGGTCATGCGCGCCGCGGCGCTGGCCGGGATCATGGTGCCCAAGCTGTGCGCCAGCGACAACATGGAAGCGTTCGGGTCGTGCCGGCTGTGCGTGGTCGAGATCGAGGGGCGCAAGGGCACCCCCGCCTCGTGCACGACGCCGGTGGCCGAGGGGATGGTGGTCCACACCCAGACCGGCCGCATCCAGCGGCTGCGCCGGGGCGTGATGGAGTTGTATATCAGCGACCATCCGCTGGACTGCCTGACCTGCTCGGCCAATGGCGATTGCGAGTTGCAGGACACGGCGGGGCAGGTGGGGCTGCGCGACGTGCGCTATACCCCCGGTCAGAACCATTTCGACCAATCGGGCACCGGCGCGCGCAGCCAGGCCGAGGCGCGGCTGCGGATGCCGGTGGATCAGGCCAATCCGCTGTATACGCCCAAGGACGAAAGCAACCCCTATTTCACCTTCGATCCGTCGAAATGCATCGTCTGCTCGCGCTGCGTGCGGGCCTGCGACGAGGTGCAGGGCACCTTTGCGCTGACCATCGAGGGCCGCGGGTTCGACAGCAAGGTCAGCGCCGGCACGGCGGGCGACGATTTCCTGACCTCGGACTGCGTCAGCTGCGGGGCCTGCGTGCAGGCCTGTCCCACCGCGACCCTTCAGGAAAAATCGGTGATCGAGCTGGGCACGCCGCAGCGCGCGGTGATCACCACCTGCGCCTATTGCGGCGTCGGCTGTTCGTTCAAGGCCGAGCTGAACGGCGATCAGCTGGTCCGCATGGTGCCCTACAAGCACGGCAAGGCCAATCACGGGCACAGCTGCGTCAAGGGGCGCTTTGCCTATGGTTACGCCAATCACCGCGACCGCATCCTGAAGCCGATGATCCGCGACAGGATCACCGATCCGTGGCGCGAGGTGGACTGGGACGAGGCGCTGAGATTCGCCGCGGACCGGATGAAGGCGTTGCAGGACAGGCATGGCCGCCGGTCCATCGGGGTCATCACCTCAAGCCGCTGCACCAACGAGGAAACCTATCTGGTGCAGAAACTGGCGCGGGCGGTGTTTCGGAACAACAACACCGACACCTGCGCCCGCGTGTGCCATTCGCCCACCGGATACGGGCTGGGCAAGACCTTCGGCACCTCGGCCGGGACGCAGGATTTCGACAGCGTCGATCGCAGCGATGTCATCGTGATCATCGGCGCCAACCCGACCGATGCGCATCCGGTCTTCGCCTCGCGCATGAAACGGCGCGTGCGGCAGGGCGCAAAGGTGATCGTCGTCGATCCGCGCCGCATCGGCATGGTCCGCAGCCCGCATGTCGAGGCGGCGTTCCATCTGCCCCTGCGCCCCGGCACCAACGTGGCGGTGGTCAGCGCGATGGCCCATGTGATCGTCACCGAAGGGCTGGTGAACGAGGATTTCATCCGCGAACGCTGCGACTGGGACGAATTCCAGCATTACGTCGATTTCATCCGCCAGGACCGCCACAGCCCGGAAGTCACCGAGGCCCTGACCGGCGTGCCCGCCGCCGAGCTGCGCGAGGCCGCCCGGCTTTATGCCACCGGCGGCAACGGCGCGATCTATTACGGGCTGGGCGTGACGGAACACAGCCAGGGCTCGACCACCGTCATGGGGATCGCCAATCTGGCCATGCTGACCGGCAATGTCGGGCGCGAGGGGGTGGGCGTGAACCCGCTGCGCGGCCAGAACAACGTGCAGGGCAGTTGCGACATGGGCAGCTTTCCGCACGAATTGCCCGGCTATCGCCACGTGAAGCTGCCCGATGTGCGCCGGATCTATGAACGCGCCTGGGGCGTGGCAATCGACCCCGAACCCGGTCTGCGCATCCCCAACATGCTGGATGCCGCCGTCGATGGCACGTTCAAGGGGCTTTACTGCCAGGGCGAGGATATCCTGCAATCGGACCCCGACACGCAGCATGTCGCGGCGGGGCTGGCGGCGATGGAATGCGTGATCGTCCACGACCTGTTCCTGAACGAGACGGCAAACTATGCCCATGTCTTCCTGCCCGGATCGACCTTTCTGGAAAAGGAGGGCACGTTCACCAACGCCGAACGCCGCATCAACCGCGTCCGCCGCGTGATGGCGCCGCTGAACGGATACGAGGACTGGCAGGTGACGCAGCTTCTGGCGAATGCGATGGGCGCGGACTGGCACTATACCCATGCCAGCCAGATCATGGACGAGATCGCCGCGACCACGCCCAGCTTTGCCGGCGTCAGCTTCGAGATGCTGGAAGAAAAGGGCAGCGTGCAATGGCCCTGCAACACCGACGCGCCGGACGGCACGCCGACCATGCATGTCGATCACTTCGTGTCCGGCAAGGGGCATTTCATCGTCACCGAATACGTGCCCACCGACGAACGGTCGGGGCCGCGTTTCCCGCTGCTGCTGACCACCGGGCGCATCCTGTCGCAATACAATGTCGGCGCGCAGACGCGGCGGACCGCGAACATCCTGTGGCACCCCGAGGATCTGCTGGAGATCCATCCCCACGACGCCGAACTGCGCGGCGTGGCCGAGGGCGACTGGGTCCGGCTGGCCTCGCGCTCGGGCGAGACGACGCTGAAGGCGACGCTGACCGACCGTGTCGCGCCCGGCGTGGTCTATACCACCTTCCACCACCCCGACACGCAGGCCAATGTCGTCACCACCGAATATTCCGACTGGGCGACGAACTGCCCGGAATACAAGGTGACCGCCGTGCAGGTCAGCCGCTCGAACGGGCCGTCGGAATGGCAGGAAGATTACCGTGAACACGCCCGACAGTCGCGCCGGATCCTGCCGGCGGCCGAATGA
- a CDS encoding formate dehydrogenase subunit gamma, with translation MTFSSPAPSDEEIRTLVAPLTGLEGPLLPMLHAVQDAYGCIPDAALQVLADLLNLGRAEVHGVVSFYHDFRKVPAGRHILRICRAEACQSMGGAALADATLDRLGIGWHDTTANGAVTVEPVYCLGMCACAPAAMLDDRVVARLDDARMNRLLDEAGA, from the coding sequence ATGACGTTTTCATCGCCAGCCCCCTCGGATGAGGAGATCCGGACGCTTGTCGCGCCCCTGACCGGGCTGGAAGGTCCGCTTCTGCCGATGCTGCACGCGGTGCAGGACGCCTATGGCTGCATCCCCGACGCCGCCTTGCAGGTTCTGGCGGATCTTTTGAACTTGGGCCGGGCCGAGGTGCATGGCGTCGTCAGCTTCTATCACGATTTCCGCAAGGTCCCGGCGGGCCGGCATATCCTGCGCATCTGCCGGGCCGAAGCCTGCCAGTCGATGGGCGGGGCGGCGCTGGCCGACGCGACGCTGGACCGGCTTGGCATCGGCTGGCACGACACCACCGCGAACGGCGCGGTGACGGTCGAGCCGGTCTATTGCCTGGGCATGTGCGCCTGCGCGCCGGCCGCGATGCTGGACGACCGCGTCGTCGCGCGGCTGGACGATGCGCGGATGAACAGGCTGCTGGACGAGGCCGGGGCATGA
- the fdhD gene encoding formate dehydrogenase accessory sulfurtransferase FdhD has product MTLPDPLTTAAADHVRPGSRHPVRRILPEETPVAMVYDGTTLAVMMATPADIGDFATGFSLTEGIVTDPGQIASCEIVDHDQGIEARMWLQGDRASALATRRRTLAGPVGCGLCGIDSLAEASRSLPDLHGAGPILGAAEVASAAESLRDWQPLHDQSLAVHAAGFLLPGQGVVLAREDVGRHNALDKLIGAMARQGLDAGQGAFVLTSRVSVEMVQKCAMAGGGFLIAVSAPTAHALRLAQGAGITLAAFARGEGFDLFSHPERLNTEVSDVA; this is encoded by the coding sequence ATGACGCTTCCCGACCCCCTGACGACGGCCGCCGCCGACCATGTCCGACCGGGCAGCCGCCATCCCGTGCGCCGCATCCTGCCCGAGGAGACGCCGGTCGCGATGGTATATGACGGCACCACGCTGGCGGTGATGATGGCGACGCCCGCCGATATCGGCGACTTCGCCACCGGGTTTTCGCTGACCGAGGGGATCGTGACCGATCCGGGCCAGATCGCCTCGTGCGAGATCGTCGATCACGATCAGGGGATCGAGGCGCGGATGTGGTTGCAGGGCGACCGCGCATCGGCGCTGGCGACGCGGCGGCGGACGCTGGCCGGGCCGGTGGGCTGCGGGCTGTGCGGCATCGACAGCCTGGCCGAGGCGTCGCGCAGCCTGCCCGATCTGCACGGCGCGGGGCCGATCCTTGGCGCGGCCGAGGTGGCGTCGGCCGCCGAATCGCTGCGCGACTGGCAGCCGCTGCACGATCAAAGCCTTGCGGTCCATGCGGCGGGATTTCTGCTGCCCGGACAGGGGGTCGTGCTGGCGCGCGAGGATGTGGGCCGCCACAACGCGCTGGACAAGCTGATCGGCGCGATGGCGCGGCAGGGGCTGGATGCGGGGCAGGGGGCATTCGTTCTGACCAGCCGCGTGTCGGTCGAGATGGTGCAGAAATGCGCGATGGCGGGCGGCGGTTTCCTGATCGCCGTGTCGGCCCCGACCGCCCATGCGCTGCGGCTGGCGCAGGGCGCGGGTATCACCCTGGCGGCCTTTGCCCGCGGCGAGGGGTTCGACCTGTTCTCGCATCCCGAACGGCTGAACACCGAGGTGTCAGATGTCGCCTGA
- a CDS encoding efflux RND transporter permease subunit, which translates to MARFFIDRPVFAWVISIIIMGIGVLSILTLPIAQYPQIAPPSVTIRATYPGASADTVANTVTQVIEQQMTGLDGLRYMSSSSSSAGSSSTTLTFETGTDIDIAQVQVQNKLSQATPLLPEPVQRQGVTVSKSASGFLMVVGLIGNENYDQTDLSDYLVTNLVDDLSRVEGVGSVQVFGARYAMRIWLDPSKLAGYEITPSDVVAAVSAQNTQISAGAFGDQPAPEGQQLNATVTAQSLLSTPEDFRQIVLRAEENGGLVLLQDVARVEIGAESYSAEATYNGRPSSGMAISLAPGANSLETAERVKDRMEEFAQFFPEGVTYVIPFDTSPFVAISIEEVVKTLIEAIILVTAVMYLFLQSWRATLIPTLAVPIVLLGTFGIMAAFGFTINTLTMLAMVLAIGLLVDDAIVVVENVERIMDEEGLSPREATRKSMGQITGALVGIALVLSAVFVPMAFFPGSTGVIYQQFAITIVSAMGLSVVVALTLTPALCAQFLRHSQPRTRGLFGLFNRGFDSTTNGYTSAVGWLVRRPLRMLLIYAALGAAMVLLFIRTPEGFLPDEDQGIMFVLVQGPTGATTERTNDVLDQIEQYFLTQEQEAVESVFAVAGFSFAGQGQNVGLAFVRLKDWKERLDPSLSVQALAGRSFGALSQIQDAMVFPIVPPSVIELGNVSGFDFFLQARGGQSHDQLLDARNQLLGMAAQNPMIAQVRPSGLEDAAQFRLDVDWRKAGAMGITANDVANLLRVAWTGAYVNDFVDRGRIKRVYVQGEPDSRATPSDFDKWRVRNVSGGLVPFSNFSEGEWTFGPQGLNRYNGIPSMQIQGSPAEGVTSGEAMAEIEQMVSQLPGGFDVAWTGLSLEERESGDQTMLLYGLSLAAVFLCLAALYESWSIPLAVILVMPIGILGALLGAFVGQFDNGVFFQVGLLTVIGLTGKNAILIVEFAREQSEAGVPLYRAVVEAARQRFRPILMTSIAFSLGVLPLALSTGAGANGRNAIGATVLGGTLAATAFGILFAPLFYVLMRRLLGRKDKYDDDPASDAAPDTSPDTAPTG; encoded by the coding sequence ATGGCCCGTTTTTTCATCGACCGTCCGGTTTTCGCGTGGGTGATCTCGATCATCATCATGGGGATCGGCGTGCTGTCGATCCTGACCCTGCCGATCGCGCAATATCCGCAGATCGCGCCGCCCTCGGTGACGATCCGCGCCACCTATCCCGGCGCTTCGGCCGATACGGTGGCCAATACCGTGACGCAGGTGATCGAACAGCAGATGACCGGGCTTGACGGGCTGCGCTACATGTCGTCGTCGTCCAGTTCCGCAGGCAGTTCCAGCACGACGCTGACCTTCGAGACCGGCACCGATATCGACATCGCGCAGGTGCAGGTCCAGAACAAGCTGTCGCAGGCGACGCCGCTGCTGCCCGAACCCGTCCAGCGTCAGGGGGTGACGGTCAGCAAATCCGCCTCGGGGTTCCTGATGGTCGTGGGCCTGATCGGGAACGAGAATTACGACCAGACCGACCTGTCGGATTACCTGGTCACCAACCTCGTGGACGATCTCAGCCGGGTCGAGGGGGTGGGCAGCGTGCAGGTCTTCGGCGCCAGATACGCGATGCGGATCTGGCTGGACCCCTCGAAACTGGCCGGCTACGAGATCACGCCGTCGGATGTGGTCGCTGCCGTCTCGGCGCAGAACACGCAGATTTCGGCCGGGGCGTTCGGCGATCAGCCCGCCCCCGAAGGCCAGCAACTGAACGCCACCGTCACCGCGCAGTCGCTGTTGTCCACGCCCGAGGATTTTCGCCAGATCGTGCTGCGCGCCGAAGAGAATGGCGGCCTGGTCCTGTTGCAGGACGTGGCGCGGGTCGAGATCGGGGCCGAAAGCTATTCCGCCGAGGCGACCTATAACGGCCGGCCGTCATCGGGGATGGCGATCAGCCTGGCGCCGGGCGCAAACTCGCTTGAGACCGCCGAGCGGGTCAAGGACCGGATGGAGGAATTCGCGCAGTTCTTTCCCGAAGGCGTGACCTATGTCATCCCGTTCGACACCTCGCCCTTCGTCGCAATCTCGATCGAGGAGGTGGTCAAGACCCTGATCGAGGCCATCATCCTGGTCACGGCGGTGATGTATCTGTTCCTGCAAAGCTGGCGGGCGACGCTGATTCCGACGCTGGCCGTGCCCATCGTGCTGCTGGGCACGTTCGGGATCATGGCGGCGTTCGGGTTCACCATCAACACGCTGACGATGCTGGCGATGGTGCTGGCCATCGGCCTTCTGGTGGACGACGCCATCGTCGTGGTCGAAAACGTCGAGCGGATCATGGACGAGGAAGGGCTGTCGCCGCGCGAGGCCACGCGCAAGTCGATGGGCCAGATCACCGGCGCGCTGGTCGGCATCGCGCTGGTGCTGTCGGCGGTGTTCGTGCCGATGGCCTTCTTCCCCGGCTCGACCGGCGTGATCTATCAGCAATTCGCCATCACCATCGTGTCGGCGATGGGGCTGTCGGTGGTCGTGGCGCTGACCCTGACCCCGGCGCTGTGCGCGCAGTTCCTGCGCCATTCGCAGCCCCGGACGCGCGGGCTTTTCGGCCTGTTCAACCGCGGCTTCGACAGCACCACGAACGGCTATACCAGCGCGGTGGGCTGGCTGGTGCGCCGGCCGTTGCGGATGCTGCTGATCTATGCCGCGCTGGGCGCGGCGATGGTCCTGCTGTTCATCCGCACGCCCGAGGGCTTCCTGCCCGACGAGGATCAGGGGATCATGTTCGTGCTGGTGCAGGGGCCGACCGGCGCCACGACCGAACGCACGAACGACGTTCTGGACCAGATCGAACAGTATTTCCTGACCCAGGAACAGGAGGCGGTCGAATCGGTCTTTGCCGTCGCCGGGTTCAGCTTTGCCGGGCAGGGGCAGAATGTGGGTCTGGCCTTCGTGCGCCTGAAGGACTGGAAGGAACGGCTGGACCCGTCGCTGTCGGTGCAGGCGCTGGCCGGGCGATCCTTTGGCGCGCTGAGCCAGATCCAGGACGCGATGGTGTTTCCCATCGTGCCGCCTTCGGTGATCGAATTGGGCAACGTGTCGGGTTTCGATTTCTTCCTTCAGGCGCGCGGCGGCCAGTCGCACGATCAGCTTCTGGATGCGCGCAACCAGCTTCTGGGCATGGCCGCGCAGAACCCGATGATCGCCCAGGTCCGCCCCTCCGGGCTGGAGGATGCGGCGCAGTTCCGCCTGGACGTGGACTGGCGCAAGGCCGGCGCGATGGGCATCACCGCCAACGACGTGGCCAACCTGCTGCGCGTCGCGTGGACCGGGGCCTATGTGAACGATTTCGTCGATCGCGGCCGGATCAAGCGCGTCTATGTGCAGGGCGAGCCGGATTCGCGCGCCACCCCGTCGGATTTCGACAAGTGGCGGGTGCGCAACGTGTCGGGCGGGCTGGTGCCGTTCTCGAACTTTTCCGAGGGGGAATGGACGTTCGGTCCGCAGGGTCTGAACCGCTATAACGGGATTCCCTCGATGCAGATTCAGGGCAGCCCCGCCGAAGGCGTCACCTCGGGCGAGGCGATGGCCGAGATCGAACAGATGGTCAGCCAGCTGCCGGGCGGCTTCGACGTCGCCTGGACCGGCCTGTCGCTGGAGGAACGCGAATCGGGCGACCAGACGATGCTGCTTTACGGGCTGTCGCTGGCGGCGGTGTTTCTGTGTCTTGCGGCGCTGTATGAAAGCTGGTCGATCCCGCTGGCGGTCATCCTGGTCATGCCCATCGGTATCCTCGGCGCGTTGCTGGGGGCGTTCGTGGGGCAGTTCGACAATGGCGTGTTCTTTCAGGTCGGGCTGCTGACGGTGATCGGTCTGACCGGCAAGAACGCCATCCTGATCGTCGAATTCGCCCGCGAACAGTCCGAGGCCGGGGTGCCGCTGTATCGCGCCGTGGTCGAGGCCGCGCGCCAGCGTTTCCGCCCGATCCTGATGACCTCGATCGCGTTCTCGCTGGGGGTGCTGCCGCTGGCGCTGTCCACCGGGGCGGGCGCGAATGGCCGCAACGCCATCGGCGCCACGGTGCTGGGCGGCACGCTGGCCGCAACCGCGTTCGGCATCCTGTTCGCGCCGCTGTTCTATGTGCTGATGCGGCGTCTGCTGGGCCGCAAGGACAAATACGACGACGATCCCGCCTCCGACGCCGCGCCGGATACGTCGCCCGACACCGCGCCGACCGGTTGA
- a CDS encoding formate dehydrogenase beta subunit: MKIWVPMDSAARAVGADEVATAIAREAASRGIDVQIARNGTRGMIWLEPLVEVETDEGRVGFGPVAPEDAGALLDGTLDSLGLVEDLDWMRRQTRLTFARCGVTEPLDLDGYAARGGLAGLRRAAAMTPDAIVQQVTDSGLRGRGGAGFPTGIKWKTVMQARAAQKYIVCNADEGDSGTFADRMLMEGDPFTLIEGMIIAGIGVGATRGYVYLRSEYPDAIRVMNAAVQIARERGLLGPSVLDTGHQFDMEIRKGAGAYVCGEETSLLNSLEGKRGVVRAKPPLPALSGFLGQPTVVNNVISLASVPVIFERGADLYAGLGHNRSRGTVTLQIAGNARRGGLFEAGFGLSLGEVVNDIAGGTASGRPVKAVQVGGPLGAYMRPDQFDTPMGYEEFDEQGGLIGHAGLVLFDDTADMMQMARFAMEFCAVESCGKCTPCRIGAVRGVETIDRIAAGDARAVALLTDLCDTMRDGSLCALGGFTPYPVMSALRGFPDDFATRKEAAE, encoded by the coding sequence ATGAAGATCTGGGTTCCCATGGACAGCGCCGCACGGGCCGTCGGCGCCGACGAGGTCGCGACGGCGATCGCGCGCGAGGCCGCGTCGCGCGGCATCGACGTGCAGATCGCGCGCAACGGCACGCGCGGGATGATCTGGCTTGAACCGCTGGTCGAGGTCGAGACGGATGAAGGGCGCGTGGGCTTCGGCCCGGTCGCGCCCGAGGATGCGGGCGCGCTGCTGGACGGCACGCTGGACAGCCTTGGCCTGGTCGAGGATCTGGACTGGATGCGCCGCCAGACCCGCCTGACCTTCGCCCGCTGCGGCGTGACCGAACCGCTGGATCTGGACGGATATGCGGCGCGCGGCGGACTGGCCGGGCTGCGCCGCGCCGCCGCCATGACCCCCGACGCCATCGTGCAGCAGGTCACCGACAGCGGCCTGCGCGGGCGCGGCGGGGCGGGATTTCCCACCGGCATCAAGTGGAAGACGGTGATGCAGGCGCGGGCGGCGCAGAAATACATCGTCTGCAACGCCGATGAAGGCGACAGCGGCACATTCGCCGACCGGATGCTGATGGAGGGCGATCCATTCACCCTGATCGAAGGCATGATCATCGCCGGGATCGGCGTCGGCGCGACGCGCGGCTATGTCTATCTGCGCAGCGAATATCCCGACGCGATCAGGGTGATGAACGCCGCCGTGCAAATCGCGCGCGAACGCGGCCTGCTGGGGCCATCGGTGCTGGACACCGGCCACCAATTCGACATGGAAATCCGCAAGGGCGCGGGCGCCTATGTCTGCGGCGAGGAAACCAGCCTTCTGAACAGCCTTGAGGGCAAGCGCGGTGTGGTGCGCGCCAAGCCGCCGCTGCCGGCGCTGTCGGGGTTTCTGGGCCAGCCCACGGTCGTCAACAACGTCATCAGCCTGGCCAGCGTGCCGGTGATCTTCGAACGCGGCGCGGATCTGTATGCCGGGCTGGGCCACAACCGCTCGCGCGGGACGGTGACCTTGCAGATTGCGGGCAACGCACGGCGCGGCGGGCTGTTCGAGGCCGGGTTCGGCCTGTCCCTGGGCGAGGTGGTGAACGACATCGCCGGCGGCACCGCCAGCGGCCGGCCGGTCAAGGCGGTGCAGGTGGGCGGGCCGCTTGGTGCCTATATGCGCCCCGACCAGTTCGACACGCCGATGGGATACGAGGAATTCGACGAACAGGGCGGGCTGATCGGTCATGCCGGGCTGGTGCTGTTCGACGACACCGCCGACATGATGCAGATGGCGCGCTTCGCGATGGAGTTCTGCGCCGTCGAATCCTGCGGCAAATGCACGCCCTGCCGCATCGGCGCGGTGCGCGGCGTCGAGACCATCGACCGCATCGCGGCGGGCGACGCCAGGGCGGTCGCGCTTTTGACCGATCTTTGTGATACAATGCGCGACGGGTCGTTATGCGCGTTGGGCGGGTTCACACCGTATCCGGTGATGTCCGCGCTGCGCGGCTTTCCCGACGATTTCGCGACCCGCAAGGAGGCCGCAGAATGA